The window ATAGTCAGTAACAGGTCATGCAAAGTAGTCCAGCAAGGGGAGTAAAGCGTACTCATCAAGATGGAACAAGAATCTGTGCAGACCATATTCCACGAGGCTCCAAATGCAGAATCCAAGGACCCAGTATGCCGCAAAAATGATGGGGTAGTCGAAGCCTTGGAAGGCCAAAAATGAGCCGTATGCGTCACAGGGAAGCCAGAGGACCGGAATCACCCACCATGGAGTTTTCGAAAGAGGCTCCAGGAAGTTTCCAAAGAGGGGCGCAGACTGACCACCCTTGTAGTGACGTGGACGGTGCACCTGGTCGAGATAAAACTTTTTGGTGAAGTTTCCATACCAGAGCTGGGGGAACAGTGGCTTGCTCAGATCCAAAAATTTGTGCTTCTTGTAGTCCTGGGTATAATCCGTGTCTTTGCTGAGGTCCTCTTCGGTAGCCATGCCAGTTCTCGGGTGCACATACGGCTCGCCATTGGCAGTGCCGTTTCCATTGGCGGCACCGTTCTTTTCGGTAACGACAAAGCCAACAAGGGAATCGTCAAGGATTTCGTACGCAGCCTCGCTATGTGTGTGGGAAACGCTGTCCTTCAAAATGTCTTCGATGTCCTTGCCAGCATAGTCGATGATAAGCTGGCCACCACCGGGGTGGTCGGACAGGAAGTCAGTGACATCGTAGACCTTGGTGCCGATGGTGACATAACAGGATTTTTCTGAGCTATGCGTCTCGACTTCGGCGCGCGTAAACGTAGGGAGCGTTCTGGAAGGCATTTTGTCGTGTTGCGAGGATTGAAAAGGCGGGCAGGGATGAGGTGGCGTTGACGAAGACAGATGGGGCAGATCAAAAGCGGCACTCCGATTGAAAGTTAAGAGAAGGATTGGCGCATCTGACAACAGGCCAGATCTGAGGTTAAaacccaaaaagaaagaaaggattCGAATGTGAAGGTAAAACACCTGTCACCAcgttgatggagaagaaaagttgAGAGCAAACGGAGCGAAGGATTTATTAGGGGCCGGCAGATTTACTGAAGATCGGATGGGCGGGTTCCCAGGAGCCCCGATGATTAATTTTTGAGGGTCCCTGAAGCACGCTACTGGTGTCTGACACTACAGTGCATCGGAAGCCGAGCGCTGAGAGTGGCGTTACCACGGAACCTCAGCAGAGAAGACGCCAAAAGTCACACCACCAATGAACTTTTGAGTTCTAAAAGTCCTCTACCTATGGGTACTTCTTCCGTTTACTTGATCCAATATTCTTCCATTGAAATTGATATTATGAGCATCTACATTGCTCCCGTTAGGCTTCGTGTTTTGCAGATGCAAGTGCGGATGTACATGGCAGTCTCCGAACACCGACAACCCGGAGACGGGCTGCGGCgttaaagaagaagggatGGCCCTCGAGGTACTTGAGAGATACCTATTTTTTATCATCCATATGCCAGTTTTCAGTGGAGTCACAAGTAGGTAATGTGCATTCATGTGTATTCCGCAGGTAGCTTTTCAACAGAGCTCCGTATAGGATAATGTATAGGCTATCCGAATTTCCTCTTTCAGTCATGCAGCTCTCGGCATTTTAAAACCCGGCTCGTCCAAGCAAGCAACCGTAATCGTCAATATCAACATCAGGGGCATCATGCTAcatttttcatttttgcTTGTGATACCGAAGTATCCGAGCTATCACTGCTGATGCTATAGATGATTATTTACTGTACGAACACTCACCTCTGTAACCCAGCAACAGGCGTGAGCATAATCCAACCTCACCGCAAAACTCACTGGATTTAGTACCCGTGGACGCCTCATCTAGGTGCAGGGACCTCATCATGGACGTGTGGCTGTGCGACGCCACTTTCCCATCAAACTGGTCAAGATTATCATGTGCAAGTGTGGCTCGAGCAAATCGTGGCTTGCTGAAGCTCACACAACCTTACCTAACAGGTACAGGTAGCTCCAAACAAAAACGAACAAAGGAGGCAACCAATCTCACCCGCAGCATACAAATGACGACAGCTTGAATTTTATAAAGAGACGGAATAAAAGAGCCTCTGCTATCTTACTCGATTTTGACTTGGGACAGTCCCATACACCGAGCCTGtctatttttctttgatATTTGCCCCGCCAAGTCGGCTGCATCATGGCGTCATTTTCACCTCCGCGGGGCACctggttgctggtgttgtgCATTTGTCtcgtgctgctgccaaccaAAGCGGCAGCGTTTGGGGCTGGTAATATTCCGTCGATTGCACAGGTTTGTACTTGTATTAGCCATGGAAATGTATATGGCATCCAGAAGCTCACAGGTTCCAGGTCGAGGGACACAACTGGCGTCATGGAGGTGGGTGACACAATGTGGGAAGTGAGAGACCTGTATGGGAAAACTGACATTCTGCTCTTAGATATTGAGGATATGCTCACCAGCATTGCTTTTCTCCACGGCAAGAAATGGACGTCTATGCTTGTAAAGAGAACATACTTTGGCAATTGGCTCCGTGACTACTCACAGGCAGTCGATGTTGGCTCCCTCAAGGGCGTAAATGCTCCCACAATTCGCATCTTGGTAGGGAACAGCACCTTCGATGGAAGCTATTGTTGTACTAATCTGTATAAAAGGTCTGGGTCCTCTCATTCATGTCCTTTGGCTATGCCACCGAGGAGTTCGAGGTAACCGAAGAACGCTTAGGTTGCTACCGCCCGGAGGAGCACATTGACAACCCCAAAGGCTACGCAGATGGCATTGACGCTCGAACACTCGATCCTCGTCTCCGTGGTCCGGTCGATCCCATTGAAATTGACATCGATCCGCGTACCGGCATGAAGAACTACATTGCTAATGAGAGCGGGCGATGGGCAACCAGTGCCGGCTATCTTCGATACAGCTTTGCTCGAAGCATCCACTTCGGTCGTCTCTATACCAGCGGATCACAGAGCGGCAAGGAAGCCGACTTGTGTGAAGCGCTTAGGTGCCTCGGTCAGGCTCTGCACTGCATGGAAGACTTTAGCGCCCACAGCAACTACTGCGAGTTGGCCCTCCGTGAGTTGGGCCATCGAGACGTCTTTCCACACTGCGGTACCCAGTCCGAAATCACGGTCCGAGGAAAACGCATCTACCCCCTGGTAACCGGAACCTTTGGCGGCGTTGACTTTTTACATTCTGTCATTGGCGAGGCAAACGATCACTTCACCCAATCTGAGGTCGACGAGGTCGATGTTGCTCTCCTCAACGCTGGAGCCTCCGGCAGCGGTGGTGGAGGCGCTTCCCGGGGCTTCTTGGGTATCGACGCCCCGAAAGATTTCATCTCactcatctccaagatccCGGGCGACGGATCGGGCTTTGCTTCTCAAGCTCGggagctcaaggccatggctgatgcCCAGGAGCGAGACAACGAGGCACGTTCTCGTGCCGGAGGGAACACTAACGTCGTTCCCGGCATGAGTCCAAATTTCGACCCAGTCAAGACTGCAAGGCAGATTTACCCCATTTTGCAGTTTCGCGACAGGATTGTAAAGGCCATTAGCCGAGGTATCGAAAAGGTCCCTGGCCTCGAGAAACTCCTTGAGCACATCAGCGAGACGCTGACTGCGTTCATTCTCGGCCTTCTTGCTCCCTTTATTAGGCCTATCATCAACCAGGTCTCAAAGGTGCTAAAGGATGGTTCTTCCGGCGTCATCAGTGCCAGTGCCAATTCCCAATTCGAGCCTTGGGATAACCCCAGAAGCTCGGATCCGACACACTCCATGCTGTCAAAGGACCATTTCAC of the Trichoderma breve strain T069 chromosome 4, whole genome shotgun sequence genome contains:
- a CDS encoding heterokaryon incompatibility protein het-C domain-containing protein, whose amino-acid sequence is MASFSPPRGTWLLVLCICLVLLPTKAAAFGAGNIPSIAQVEGHNWRHGDIEDMLTSIAFLHGKKWTSMLVKRTYFGNWLRDYSQAVDVGSLKGVNAPTIRILVWVLSFMSFGYATEEFEVTEERLGCYRPEEHIDNPKGYADGIDARTLDPRLRGPVDPIEIDIDPRTGMKNYIANESGRWATSAGYLRYSFARSIHFGRLYTSGSQSGKEADLCEALRCLGQALHCMEDFSAHSNYCELALRELGHRDVFPHCGTQSEITVRGKRIYPLVTGTFGGVDFLHSVIGEANDHFTQSEVDEVDVALLNAGASGSGGGGASRGFLGIDAPKDFISLISKIPGDGSGFASQARELKAMADAQERDNEARSRAGGNTNVVPGMSPNFDPVKTARQIYPILQFRDRIVKAISRGIEKVPGLEKLLEHISETLTAFILGLLAPFIRPIINQVSKVLKDGSSGVISASANSQFEPWDNPRSSDPTHSMLSKDHFTNILNSCAGRIAATVLQYTVPRVLYAWENPNVPVDEVVNDVLRAFHHPALRDEHVQIQRDMFRTVQSWAKSVKQGKNHILNQKTKGGVSGHAHDAWNTVTQLGHGKVSGSLWEQVKTRDLNSMEGRDGNPAVNYTSNSPAPPSRYSPPAQGGYGYGESASYVSQSHTESSHSQSSGYHQGYQSQPHYSQHEYGSHQPQYQQQQYHQQQQYGGGGQPPHGYGGPAQPQYAPYHGQGHQDQQPPWGSQHEHRHGY
- a CDS encoding cytochrome b5-like heme/Steroid binding domain-containing protein, with translation MPSRTLPTFTRAEVETHSSEKSCYVTIGTKVYDVTDFLSDHPGGGQLIIDYAGKDIEDILKDSVSHTHSEAAYEILDDSLVGFVVTEKNGAANGNGTANGEPKDTDYTQDYKKHKFLDLSKPLFPQLWYGNFTKKFYLDQVHRPRHYKGGQSAPLFGNFLEPLSKTPWWVIPVLWLPCDAYGSFLAFQGFDYPIIFAAYWVLGFCIWSLVEYGLHRFLFHLDDYLPDNRYGIIAHFLLHGIHHYLPMDKYRLVMPPTMFLLLATPFWYLAHTIFAYNWYAATAVYCGGIFGYICYDLTHYFLHHENLPLWYKGLKKYHLEHHFLEYELGFGVTTKFWDNVFGTELKPNVVKTQ